A region from the Dermacentor andersoni chromosome 11, qqDerAnde1_hic_scaffold, whole genome shotgun sequence genome encodes:
- the LOC140214232 gene encoding uncharacterized protein, producing MASFTANLPVFLELPGPPLIPWHRWKKIFQAHLEAAGGGDWTDARRASALVSALGREGQRKYFADEEQEAARQLTSAASASSEAARQSTGAASTSSDAVPPASFPRLLERLDRLFAASTNVLAERHEFTSRKQFDGEGFLEFVTALKEKAVQCNFGTAYNERVRDQIIHGVANVSVREKLLAHGETLSLDKAEEIGRSLEALHRANRAFGSENVRRIEASQLGVPSTGQDGRRSPGGHEEGRLLPGSRQEGRLLPGSRQDHGLLPRGRRDDGHFAHGFSGNRGACDRCGSTKHIATYRNCPARNRRCNACHTLGHFASVCRKTRTVQHVSSAETRSLSTSAGQPSASVLTVSTLETKKDLEVPVVVNGVSMRLPVDTGASVSMMTVEDFGKHFGRQHRLSQTVDLKNFSKQCIDIQGLFQATVQFFQKSCSVTFHVTTTGTSLLGLDAIQRLGIQIDGTSLTCCLATLPPVQSPTGYPWLSVTR from the exons atggcgtctttcacggcgaaccttcccgtttttctggaattgcccgggccaccgttaattccatggcatcgatggaaaaaaatttttcaggcccacctcgaagcggccggcggtggcgactggacggacgcgcgacgagcgtccgcgctcgtcagcgctctcgggcgtgagggacaacggaagtactttgcagacgaggagcaggaagcagcaaggcagttaaccagcgcagcgtcagcttcaagcgaagcagcaaggcagtcgaccggcgcagcgtcaacgtcaagtgatgcggtcccgccagcgtcatttccgagactcttggagcggcttgaccggctgttcgccgcgtcaacaaatgtcctggcggaacggcacgaattcaccagtcggaagcagttcgacggagaaggattcctggaattcgtgaccgcattgaaggagaaggcggtacagtgcaacttcggcacagcctacaacgagcgcgtccgagaccagataatacatggcgtagcgaacgtcagcgttcgcgaaaagttgctggctcatggcgaaaccctgtccctggacaaggcagaagaaattggacgctcgttagaagccttgcatcgagcgaaccgcgcgttcggctccgaaaatgttcgaagaattgaAGCATCCcagcttggcgttccgtcgacgggtcaagatggccgacgtagtccgggaggccatgaagagggccgacttcttccgggaagccgccaagagggccgacttcttccgggaagccgccaagaccacggccttcttccgagaggccgccgagacgacggacatttcgcacatggcttctccgggaaccgtggtgcatgcgaccggtgtggcagcacgaagcatattgcaacgtacaggaattgtccagcaaggaaccggcggtgcaacgcctgccacacgttgggccattttgcatcagtatgccgaaaaacccgtactgtccagcacgtctcttccgcagagacgcggtctttgtcaacttccgcaggacagccgtccgcgtctgtcttgacggtgagcaccttggaaactaaaaaagatttggaagttccagtcgtagtgaacggcgtctccatgcgactgccggtggatacgggagcgtctgtctcaatgatgactgtcgaagattttggaaagcactttggtcgacagcacagactgtcacaaacagtggacttgaaaaatttctccaagcaatgcattgacattcaaggcctgtttcaagccactgtccagtttttccaaaagtcatgctccgtcacgttccacgtaacgactacaggaacatcactgctgggtttagacgccatccaacgcttgggcatacagatcgacggtacttcgctgacatgctgcctggctacgcttcctccagtacagagccccacag gctacccctggctctccgtgaccaggtga